The genomic segment TGGGAGAGATCAAGAAACTTTCCTCTTTCGCCGGAGCGGATCACTTTGATGGGCGAACCGAGAGACACTGTCACTTCATGTGTACCAGATGTGAACGAATCATTGATCTGGAAAGCGAAGGGATCCATCACATTATGGAGCTTGCAGGTGAAAACTTCGGAGGAAAGATTACTGATTACAGTGCCAGATTCTTCGGTCTGTGTGAGGACTGCCTGAAAGAGGCAGAAGGCAACTCCGATAATTCAAAGTAGTTTTTACTTACATCATTGTTGTCCAAATTGGGAATAACAACTAATGATAAAAAGTTGCAAAAAAGCTAAAATTAAACTTGACTTTTTCAATCAAGTATGGTAATCTAAAATCATAGAAAACAGTAATAATTACTATTATTAAAAATTACTTTTTCTACCGCACACGCGGAAAGCAATAAGAACTAAACGATGCTAAGATAATCAATTTATTTTCTGGCATCCCTAATAAATTCATTAAAAAGAAAAGGAGATTTTAATTATGACAAAATGGGTATGTAGTGTATGTGGTTATGTTTATGAAGGTGAGAAAGCTCCGGAAGCCTGTCCTGTATGTAAGGCACCGGCTGATAAATTCGTAAAGCAGGATAGTGAATTGTCATGGGCTGCTGAACACGTTGTAGGTGTTGCTCAGGGATCCAGCGAAGACATCATGGCTGATTTAAGAGCAAACTTCCAGGGTGAGTGCTCTGAAGTTGGTATGTATCTTGCAATGGCAAGAGTTGCTCACAGAGAAGGATATCCGGAAATCGGTTTATACTACGAAAAAGCAGCTTATGAAGAGGCAGAACATGCTGCTAAATTCGCTGAATTATTAGGTGAAGTTGTAACAGACAGCACAAAGAAAAACCTTCAGATGCGCGTAGAAGCCGAGAACGGTGCTACAGCTGGTAAAACAGACCTTGCTAAACGTGCAAAAGCTGCTAACCTTGACGCTATCCATGATACAGTTCATGAAATGGCAAGAGACGAAGCAAGACATGGAAAAGCATTCGCTGGTCTTCTTAAGAGATACTTCGGAGAATAATTCTATCGGAAAATCGCATAAAATAAACCTTTTAAAGGGAGAACCATTAAGGTTCTCCCTTTTTATCCGTTCGTATTTTCATCATTGGAAGCTTAACTGGATTTCGCCTGAAGTCTGGCAACCTGATCTGTCAGAGCATTCATCTTAACCTCATTAATCATAATCCTGTTCATCCAGGTAGCCGACACATCCATCTTATTGATAAGATTCAGATGATTCTCTGCAAGGATAGAAATATTCCTATCCGTTATGTTCTCCAAATGCAGTCTGATATCTGCAAAGTTATTTCTGGTCTCTTCTTCAAAACACTTCTGACGCTCTTCCATTCGGTCCATCTGGCTTTCGAATTTATCCATTCGACTTTCGAATTTATCCATTCGCGTCCCAAATCCTCTGACCTCTGTCAAAACAGCTTCCAGTATTTGTCTGTCTGTCACCACTTTCACCTCCTCTGTAGCCCGTATCGTTCTTTTGTATGTGATTGATTATATCACATACATAAAAATATGTCTATAAAAATCTATAAACATTAGAGTGTATTTGGAAAATGCGTTACTGTTCACTCCATTCACAGTAACACGCTTCGCGATGCACAGAATTTATGCTGATCGCATAAATTCGCGCGGTATGTCTCGGGTTTTCTGTGACCTTTGCTCACAAAAAACACCTCGCGGGATATTACCAGTGAACAGTAACGAAAATGCTCCCCACAAGATGTGCGTCACAATTTGTGGGAGATTTTATTTGTTATTATCATTCATCTTCTCCTCAATCGCCGCACCAACCCTGTTATAAACAGTCACAGCATCCTGAATATGCGGAATCGTATTTCCTTCTGCTCCTGAAGCACCTGCGGAAACAAAGATATATTCCCTGCCCTCAATCTCCGCAAAACTCACCAGACAGTGTCCTGCCTCACTGGTATAGCCGGTCTTGCCACCGAGGATTTTTCCACCTGTGACTGTCGGATCAGACAGATTTTTAAACATTGTACTGTAGTAGGTAATTCCATCCGGGTGGATATTTGTAACTCCGGTAGAATGTCTGGAGGTCTCCACAATCTCACGAAACGTATCATTCTTAATGCAATACTTCATCAACACCGCAATATCCTTAACCGTACTGTAATGATCCGGATTATGCAGTCCTGTAGAATCACAGAAATGAGTATTCTCCATTCCAAGCTTCCTTGCTTTCTTATTCATCAGCTCCGCAAAATCCGCCTCTGAACCACTGATCGTATCTGCCAGCGCAATACAGCACTCTGCCCCCGAAGGCAACATCGCACCATAGAGAAGATCAATCACCCGGACCTCTTCCCCCGGCTGAAAACCTGCCTGCGTAGCATCCTGCTCATACAATCCGGAGAACATCTCATCCGTCAGAGTAATCTTCTCATCCAGATCATCAAAATTCTCAATCCCCAATATCACAGTCATAATCTTCGTCATAGAAGCCGGATAAATCTGAGCCTCCCCGTTAATCTCACCCAGAATCTTACCTCCCCTGGCCTGCATCAGGATCGCATTCGGACTGTTGATACCACTGATATCCACTTCCTTCAGAACCGGCTGCTCAAACTGCTCAAACCACTCCTTCACGCCCTTATTCCATCCGATCATGATAACCAGCGCACAGATAATGATCACCTCAACAAACACACAAGCCACAATCCTGCCCCGATATCTCCATGCATAACTTCTTCCACCGCTCTTTTTCCGTCTCCTGCCAGCCACAATAACGCCTCCTGTCTGCCTCTATAACATTACTCAGAAAAAATATATCTAACAAATCTCTAATTCATCCCCCTACTATAACACACCCTTACACAATCCTGTAATCTTCCATTCCTGCACACCCATACATTGCATCTTTCTCCCTATATCCAATACCTTTCCGTTTTCCCCGCCCGCGAAACCATTGTACAGCGCAGGAAAATATTTGTTTTCTGATACATCTACAGGAGGTGTAGCAATACTTAGCTTCCGGGAATTTGCGTTATGCCGGAAAAATTCACTGTCTGAGCGAAGCGAGTTTGAATTTTTCCGGCATGGTTTTAGCAAATTTCCGGAAGCTTAGTATTCCTGCCTCCGCAGCCGTATCAGAAAACAAATATTTTCCTGCGCGTCCCCATACCCGCCACCTAAAGAAGCGCAAAAAGACCCCCGGAGAATCCCCGGGAGTCTTAAATTGCTAAAATCTATTATGCTAATTTCATCGGGTTGATCTTCACACCAGGTCCCATTGTCGGAGCAATAACAACGCTCTTTAAATACTGACCTTTCAGTGTGCTTGGTCTAGCCTTAACGATAGCATCGATCAGCGTCTGGAAGTTGTCGCTTAACTGTTCCTCTGTAAAGGATGCTTTACCAACCGGAACATGAATGATGTTGGTTTTATCAAGACGGTACTCAATCTTACCTGCTTTGATATCGTGAACTGCTTTAGTAACGTCCATTGTTACTGTACCAGCTTTCGGGTTTGGCATTAAACCTTTCGGTCCAAGTACACGACCAAGACGACCTACAACACCCATCATATCTGGAGTTGCAACAACAACGTCAAAGTCTAACCATCCTTCGTTCTGGATCTTCGGAATAAGATCCTCAGCTCCTACGAATTCAGCACCTGCTGCTTTTGCTTCTTCAGCTTTAGCATCTTTAGCGAATACTAAAACACGAACTTTTTTACCAGTACCATGTGGCAGAACTACTGCACCACGGATCTGCTGGTCTGCATGACGTCCATCGCAGCCTGTACGGATATGAACTTCGATAGTTTCGTCAAATTTAGCAACTGCAGCTTTTTTAACTAAGCTGATAGCTTCTGCGGTATCATATAATGTAGCGCGGTCTACTGCTTTAGCAGCTTCCACGTATTTCTTTCCTCGTTTCATTTCTATAACCTCCTGTGGTATTTGCGGGGAACGCCCTCCCACTTACTATTTAATATTAAAATTAATCAACTACTTCGATTCCCATACTTCTTGCAGTACCAGCGATCATGCTCATAGCTGCTTCAAGGGATGCTGCATTTAAGTCTTTCATCTTAAGTTCAGCGATTTCCTGAACCTGAGCTTTAGTAACCTTAGCAACTTTTGTCTTGTTCGGTACGCCGGAACCGGATTTGATCTTAGCAGCTTTCTTAAGAAGAACTGCAGCCGGCGGAGTTTTGGTTATGAAGCTGAAACTTCTGTCTGCATAAACAGTGATAACTACAGGAATGATTAAGTCTCCCTGATCTGCTGTTCTTGCATTGAACTCTTTTGTGAACTGAACGATATTTACACCGTGCTGTCCAAGAGCTGGACCTACAGGTGGTGCTGGAGTTGCTTTACCAGCCGGAATCTGTAATTTGATATATCCTGTTACTTTCTTTGCCATTTTTCGGCACCTCCTATGTGGTATTGGCGGGGGTTTATGGTCCCTCCCACGATATTGTTACCTTTGCTTGTTACATCTGTTTGATTTCTGCGAAACTAATTTCTACCGGCGTTTCGCGGCCGAAAAGTTCAACATTGATCGTTGCTGTCTGTTTCTGCACATTAAGGGCAGTGATAACACCAACGGTATCTTTCCAGGCACCGCCTGTGACAACAACTGTATCACCCTCTGCGAAATCGACCTGAATTTCCTCTTTCTTGATACCAAGAGGAAGCATCTCTTCCTCGGTCAACGGTACCGGCTTGGACCCTGGTCCAACGAAGCCTGTCACACCTCTGGTGTTACGGACAACATACCATGTATCGTCATTCATAACCATGTTGAGAAGTACATAGCCAGGAAACATTTTCTTCTGAACCTGTTTCAGAGCCCCGTTTTTCAGCTCAGCCACTTCCTGCAGCGGAACACGAACTTCAAGGATCTGGTCTTCCAGGTGTCTGTTTTCGATGGTTTTTTCAATATCGACTTTTACTTTGTTCTCATACCCGGAATAAGTATGAACAACATACCATTTCGCTTCTGACATACAATCACCTTATCCTTATTTCATTAAAAGATTAATGCCTTCGAGAATAAATGAATCCATGACGCTGATCAGTACGCAAAGCACGATCGACACGCAAACTACCACGATAGTCTGCTTAATCAGTTCATTGCGGTCTGTCCAGACAATCTTCCTGAATTCTGACTGAAGTCCCTGAAACCAACTCTTCTTCTGGCTCTTGCCAGCAGATTTTTCATTTCCTTGCATAGCCTGACCTCACAATTCTCTGTGAGTAACTGTTTCGTCCAGTTACCTTGGATTACTTTGTTTCCTTATGCAGAGTGTGTTTGCGGCAGAACTTACAATATTTCTGAGTTTCCATTCTCTCAGGATGGTTCTTTTTCTCCTTAGTCATATTGTAGTTACGCTGCTTGCACTCGGTACATGCTAATGTAATCTTAACGCGCACAACTTCCACCTCCAGTGTTTTCATTTGCATGGTCATTTTCCTCATGCCGGACGATGTATCCGTCATCTTTTCGGGCATAAAAAAAAGACCTAACTTCCATGTCGCTTGTCAAGTTTATCACACATGGCATGCCTAAGTCAAGTCTTTTCTTATTATTTATGCCTATATTTCATCGCATATTTTTTACAGGAAACGCAGCTATCCGACGCCGTATGGTATTTCTTCTGAAAATACCCATATCCTTTTCTTCAATCTGCCATAGAGTGTGTCTGAAAAATCATTCCCGCAATCTACACGCCCCACTTTGCGGGATATTTCACCCGAATTCAGTTGCCGTAGCCCGCTACGGCGCCCTCATCCGGGCAAAATATCCCACAAATTGTGACGCACATCTTGCAGAAAGCCTTTTTCAGACACGCTCTAGCTCTCCAGAAATATTTTTCTTCTGTTGAACTTTATCAGAAGTAATCATATCCTCCATGGATATCTACAATACTTCCATTCATGTAGTTATTGGTAAGTATACTGTACGCCATATCTGCCACGTCTTTGATCTCACCGAATCTGTGCAGTGCGATCTTGCGGTTGATGCGTTCGTAGCTTTCCGGTGTGCGGTTCTCATGCCAGGGCGTCTGGATGAAACCGGGGGCAATGGCATTGACTGTGATGCCTTTTGGCTCAAATTCCTTTACCAGCGATTTGGTAAGGAAGTGGATGGCAGCCTTGGTCACGCCGTATACCAAAGAGGAGGAGTATGCCTGCTGCCCTGCATAGGAACCCATGAAGAGTACTCTTCCGCCCTCTGTCATAACAGGCATAAATTCTTTGACCATAAATACAGGTACAGACAGGTTGGTATTTACGATCTTATTCCATTCCTCGAAAGTGTAATCCTGAAATTTATCGTAAGTGCTGATTCCCGCATTGCTGATCAGCCAGTCTACGTGTCCTGCTTTCTCTTTTACTTCTCCGACGAAATTCATCATATCGTCATAGGAAGACATGTCCGCTTTCAGAATAATAAGCTTCTCCTGGTCTTCCGGTTTCAGGCTGTCCCAGAATTCATTGGCTTTATATGCATTGTGAGCGTAAGTGGCAAAGATCAGATCATCTTCTGCTGAGTTTGCTAGTATCTTCTCCACAATACCGCGTCCGATTCCGGAGGTGCCGCCTGTGATCACTGTTACCTTGCTCATTTTATATTCCCTCTTTTTATTCATCTATAATACAGACAGATCTGTTCTCTGTCATGCGGGAGTCTCCCCACTTCCATAAAACGGACTGCCTGCAAAAAAATTCCTTCTATAATTATATATTCCACATTACCGAAATATATTCTTCACTCCTACAATTCCATCAGTCTGTCATAAACTTCCTTCGGTGCATATGGCTGCTGATTATGGATCGGTTCACCCAGACAGGTCTTGGGATATGCAAAAGTTCCATGCTCCAGCATAACTTCCAGAAGTTTCGGACCTTCCCCTTCCAGAAATTCCGGTGCTTCTTCTCTGACTGCATCGCAGAGCATTCTCAGTGCGGGAATGCCGTAAGCCTTTGCCACCTCTGCGAAATTACAGGAAGCAAAACCGCAGCCGTCTGTGGTTCCTGCGAACAGACAGTCAAAATAATCTCTCTGCAGGTGACGGATCATGCCAAGTGCTTCATTATTCATAACCATGATCTTAACAGGAAGATTCTCTCTCTTCACCCACTCCAGTTCCTGGATATTCATTTGGAGTGCACCGTCTCCGCAGATGCAGGCGGTCGGTTTTCCGGTTGCATAATACGCTCCGATAGCTGCCGGAAGCCCGTAGCCCATAGCTCCATGTCCGCCGGAGAAGAGAAGTTTCTGTCCTTCATGATTCTTGAATGACTGGTAACTCCACACCATATGCTGTCCTACATCCACTGCGATCGCGGAGGTATCCTCCAGCATATCACTGAGGTCTGCGATCATACGGTTCGGATATCTTTCCGGCGTGGCATCATCAACTGCCTGAAGATTTTCCTTAATCTCTGTGCAGACATTCAGCCAGTCACTGATCCCCTCTGTATCCGGAGCTGCTGCTTTTGCAAGACAATCGATTACTGCACCTGTCTCTGCCTGCAGCTTCACTTCATTGATACCATTCTCATGGATATCTCTCTGAAGATTGTATGGATCAATATCTATACGTATGATCTTTGCACCTCTGGCAAATTCATGTACTTTGGTTCCGATCTGCCTGGTACACAGAGAAATGCCAAAGCAGAGAAGCAGATCGCTTTTTGCATTGGCGATCATATTTGCATAACGGTGTCCATAGGCACCGCCGATGCACCCGAAATTCAGCGGATGGTCGTATCCCAGAACTGATTTCGCCAGAACGCTGGTGATGATCGGAATCTGTCTCTTCTGTGCAAAGCGGATCAGTTTCTGCTGGCTGAAGCTGCTGTCCACGCCATGGCCCAGCATGATCACCGGACGTTTTGCCTGTTCCAGTGCTTCCAGAATCGTATCTGCCGCCTGCTGTGCTGCAGCTGCATCTGTATGTTTGTCCTCAAAAGTCATGTCATAGACCGGATTCTCCACTTCACTTCTCTGGATATTCATGGGAAGATCGATGAGCACCGGTCCTCTGCGTCCTGTGGTTGCAATATGGTATGCTTTATTTAATTCCTCCACAATGTCCTCAGGGTTTCGTATCTGAACAGCATATTTGGTAATCGGTTTCGCCATTGCCACAATATCTGTCTCCTGGAATCCCTGCTGACGCAGCCCCTTAATCCCTGAATACTCATAAGTGTTCAGCTGTCCTGTGAGAAAGATCACAGGCAGGGAATCATAATAGGCATCTGCCACACCACTCAGAAGGTTGATGGCTCCCGGTCCGCTGGTAGCATAGGCGCAGGCACATTCTTCCTTCGCCTGTGCGTATCCGCAGGCTGCGAAAGCTGCCCCCTGTTCATTGTAACCGGAATGATTCTCTGTCTCCGGATTTCTCTCAATGGAGTCTACCAGATGTGCGATCATGGTTCCCTGATAGCCGAAGAAATGGCGGATTCCTTTTTTCTGCAAAAACGTAACAATATAATCTGAAAGTTTCATGTTCCCTCCCGTCAGATCAGCGTGCCGATCTTACTTCTCTGTACTGTCTTTCCTGTTTTCTCCAGTACGTCTACATAAATGTCAAAAATCTCTTCGTCCTCTGCAAAGAGTTCATTCTTCTGCAGACTCTTCTGCATCATCTTGAAATAGGGACGAAATACCCTCTCAAGTGTCATATAATCTTCATTCTTATACAAGTTCTTAATGTAGTCTTTCTGCTTCTCATAGGAAACACTCAGATTCATGCGCTCCCCACAGAACTCTACATAATCCCAGCATTCATTGAAGTAGTCTTTGTGCCGCCTGCTTCTGGCAAGTTTGCGGGCATTTTTCATTCGCTCTTTACAGTATTTCTCAAAGTTTCCGGATTCTTTCCAGAACTGTGTGTAGCTTACCCTCGCACTGACTGCCAGCGCAATGGGTGTCACATAGCGGGGTTCCTTTGCATCTTTATAATTCTTTCCATAACTTATGGTGAGATACTCTGCGGTTTTTGCCGGAACCTGGAGTTCTGCACCTTCCAGGGTGACACGTTTACTCTCTGCAAAAATTTCTGCTGGGAAAACTGTGGTCTGTTTTCTTCTTTTGAGGATATATTTATTTGCTCCGGGCTGCTGGCAGGATCTGACAAGCCTGTCATACAAATGTGCCGCCTGTCCCTGGCGCCCGGTTATCATGCACTGCAGCCGCATGATCGTACGGTTCACCCTGCTCCTGAAATTTCTATCTGCATAGTTGATATGACAGAGCTCTGTCCATGCAATCTCATCTCTGGATAATCTGCGTTCTGCTTTTACAGAAGCTGCCGGCGTTCTGAGCGGAAAAATACTGACTCCGATTCCCGGGAATGCGTAGTCTCTGGTGTTGTCCAGATTCAGGCACAGAGTATCTGTATTGGTGTATCTCAGATGAAATCCTGAGAACCATTTGTGGCTCTTCATGGATTCCAGTGCTCTCTTTTCCCTTGGATCTTCATCCACAGCCAGACGGAACCGTTCCATATCCGCTGTTTTCATCAGCACAACTCCAAACATGGGATTCTGTGGGAAGGGATGCCCTTCCACTGCGCAGAGTGTCAGTCGTGGAGAGAGGTAATATTCTATTTTATTCCGGCGGCATATTTCATCGATTTCCTGTAATAATGATAAAATCACCTTTTGTTTTTTGTTCAACTTTTTACTCCGTTTCTGTTCATCCTCTGCTTCCGACAGGATCGGAAACAGTATGGACAATCTTCTTAATGTCATCGATACTGCCGTATTTACCCAGCCAGTTGTCAAGCACGATCATAATATCCGCTTTCCTTCCGAAGCTCTTCGCCTGTCTGCTTCCGTCGTTCAGATCATTGATAAAAATACGGTACAACTCTGTTCTTAAATAAGAAGACATCTCATGCTCCAGTGCTTTCTTATAATTGGAAAAGGCCTCTTTTGTCTGTCCCTGTTTCATCCGGACATCGCCCACCAGTTTGTAGACACAGGCTTTCTCTTCCTTGCGGAACTGACGGTTTCGCACCTGTTCTGCCAGCCACTCCAGTTCGCTTTCTTCCCCTGTGCAGATAATCTGAGTTCGCAGGTTTGCCAGCTCTTTGGGATAACCCAGACGTCTCCATGCTCTTGTGAGGGCTTTTCTGTACATCTGGTATTCTTCTGATGTTTTCTCCCTGCTGCCTGCTTCTGTTTTAACAGATGTGCGCATCGGTGTCTCGATAACAGCCCGGATCTCTGCGATCTCTTTCTCTATCTCGCTCTGGGTATGCGCACAGGCTGTCTTTGCCAGATATAATGCGCCCCGGATATCATCATCCTCAGGGATCAGGCAGCTCCACAGTTCCATCAGTGACAGCGCTTCCCTCCTGTTGCGGTTCGCCAGAAGTTCTTCACAGTTTTTCAGGACCTCGGATTTGTATCCCTGGAAGAATCTGTCCATCTCCATCCATACAATTCCATTGGTGGTCTTTTCCTTTACCTGCAGATAGAGCTCTGCTGCTTTCTGCACTTCACCGTCCATCCAGAAGATGTCTGCCTTATATTTCAGGAAATATCCGTCCTCAGGGAACAGCTTGAGTGCTTTGTCCAGAAAACGCTCTGCTTCAATCCGATTCTCCCCTGCATTCTCCATCAGAAAGCGGCACTTGAATTTCATAAAGCCCGGATGTCCCGGATATTTCTTCAGAAGCTCATTGACGATCTGTTCTGCCTCCTTCATCCGATGGAATTCATAATGATCCGCAGCTTTTCGGAAAAGCTCAATGTCTTCTTTCAGTACCTCCATCTCAGGACTCAGATGGTCAAGCTGCTGACGGACCTGCATCATCCGATATGCCTTTGACACACGTTCTGTATAAAACAGAGTCAGCATTGCCGCATAGAATACATCGTCAGGTATCTCCACAAGTGTCGGATGATAAAAAGCATAAATATTGGTATAGTCTTCTCTTCCGATAAAGTCAGCACTGAGCTGGTTCTTATAATAGGAACCAAACAGTGCACTCAGCTTACGGAAAGCCCTGTTCTCTACCAACTCACTGATTTTCAGTCCGGATTCATCGATGGCTCCCTGCAGATCCAGTGCAACAGCCCGGGCTTTCATGGTAAGACCCTCCTGACGGACTTTATGACTCTTCTTCGCAATGCGCATATTATAAAATTTGCGGAAGATGCAATCCCAGCGCAGCCTGCCCTTATTGATCTTCGGCATATACTCCTCACGCAGCTCCTGATAGGGAAGGTCATCTACACATACTGCCACATGGCCTTCTCTCTTGTCATGCGGAGGCATATAAGCCCACTCATCACCGTAATGCCAGATCAGATAATCGCTGCATTTGTTGGGGATCATCGCCTTCTGTCCCTCAAAATCTCCATCCTTGACAGGGAACATCATATCTTTGTCAAAAAGAAACGGGCAGCCGCCCCAGCGCATGGCATAACGGTCACATTCCTCTTCTTTATAAGAGAACATAATCTTCTCAAGCTTTGCCAGTGTTCTTTTTTTACCAAGAAAAATATAAGAAAGAAGATACTTCAGATACATGGATGCAGGTATCTCCCAGCGGTCACTGTAACCTACGGAAATATTGATAAGATCTGAGTAGATCATCATATGTGTTCTATATTTCTCGTATTCTTTGTCATCAGCCGGAACAGGATCCAGTGTAAGAATGTCTATGATTTCTCCGCCGCAGTCCTTCCCGATGATCTGGCTCTTATGGATGGCACAGGTATTGGTGGATGCGTAGCGCGGAAATGAATTTGTATAGTTTCTGTCCACCTCCGAACACTGTATCTCTCTGTCAGGCGGGAGTTCTGTTTTGCATATCTCTATGAATTTCTCCCAGTCCGGACGTGGCATATAAAGGTCTACATCATCATCCCAGGGAACAAATCCCTCATGTCTGAGAGCTCCGATCAGGGAGCCTCCTGCCAGCACGTATCTGAGGTTATGTTCTCTGCAGATTTCATCAACCTCCCTGAAAAGCTTCAGGAGGTATTTCTGTTTCTCCGTCATGAATTGTCCTTTCTGTTGATTGTTTCCAAAATTTCTATTATCTTTACCGACTCATCATAGAAAAGCCGGGTACATTCTGTCCGTTTGTCTCTGATCATGATCATCAGTTCCTGCAGCAGATAGCGGAAACCATTTCCCTCGAAGTTAAAGCTGTACCTTTTCAGAAATTCTTTTCCTGAAATATTGGCTTCAAAGTATCCGGTGTTCCACCAGTCATTAGGGATAGTTACCCTGCCGTTGCTTCCGATGATCACAAGTTCATTCTCAATGTCAACCGTTGTTCCGATTTCAATAGTCGCCAGTGCACCGGCGTATTTCATGGAAATCATATCATATACAAAACGGCCTTCCTGATTGCGGACCGCATTGGTGTTGATATCCTGGCAGTTTTTCCCCAGCAGTTTCAGTACTGCGCAGATGGCTGTGCAGACCGTCTCATTAAAAGTCCTGCCGCCCTCGAAATCATCCTGGGAGATCGCACATTTGACACTTACCAGATCTCCCACCAGATTACTGTGTACCAGCCATACCAGCTGATTAAACGCCCGCAGGTAGACCAGTGTGGTCCGTTCAATGAGAACCACATTGTTCTCCCTTGCCACCTGAAACAGGTGGCGCAGTTTCTCTGAGGAAAGCGTCATGGGCGAATCACTGATCACATATTTTCCTTTTTTCAGCGCTCGTTCGATATATTCCGCTCTCCGGTTCAGCGAAGTCTTGATATAAACAATATCTACATCTGCCAGAAATTCATCATAGCTGTTCCAACAGGAACCTAACTCATATTTATCACAGAATCTCTGTGCAGTCTCGTGATCCTCACTGAATACACGCTCCACATGAACCCCGCTGACATATTTGGATTCTTCCACAAAATCATTATCCCTGATGTCATCTGTCACGATTCCCATATTAAAGATAACACCTTCACTGCGAAGCTTTGTACTGGAAATATTCTTGGTCCTTTCCAGATAAACTACATCACAGTAGTTCTTAAGATAATCAAATTTCCCCCGCCAGTCAGATCCTACCACCAGGACATCAATATCATACTTAATGATGTCATTGACCTTCTGTCCCTGATATTCCT from the Blautia wexlerae DSM 19850 genome contains:
- the rplK gene encoding 50S ribosomal protein L11, producing MAKKVTGYIKLQIPAGKATPAPPVGPALGQHGVNIVQFTKEFNARTADQGDLIIPVVITVYADRSFSFITKTPPAAVLLKKAAKIKSGSGVPNKTKVAKVTKAQVQEIAELKMKDLNAASLEAAMSMIAGTARSMGIEVVD
- the rpmG gene encoding 50S ribosomal protein L33 — protein: MRVKITLACTECKQRNYNMTKEKKNHPERMETQKYCKFCRKHTLHKETK
- a CDS encoding Fur family transcriptional regulator — protein: MATLKYSRQRESIKEFLRTRKDHPTADVVYENMKLIYPNISLGTVYRNLSLLADLGEIKKLSSFAGADHFDGRTERHCHFMCTRCERIIDLESEGIHHIMELAGENFGGKITDYSARFFGLCEDCLKEAEGNSDNSK
- the rplA gene encoding 50S ribosomal protein L1, with translation MKRGKKYVEAAKAVDRATLYDTAEAISLVKKAAVAKFDETIEVHIRTGCDGRHADQQIRGAVVLPHGTGKKVRVLVFAKDAKAEEAKAAGAEFVGAEDLIPKIQNEGWLDFDVVVATPDMMGVVGRLGRVLGPKGLMPNPKAGTVTMDVTKAVHDIKAGKIEYRLDKTNIIHVPVGKASFTEEQLSDNFQTLIDAIVKARPSTLKGQYLKSVVIAPTMGPGVKINPMKLA
- a CDS encoding SDR family NAD(P)-dependent oxidoreductase gives rise to the protein MSKVTVITGGTSGIGRGIVEKILANSAEDDLIFATYAHNAYKANEFWDSLKPEDQEKLIILKADMSSYDDMMNFVGEVKEKAGHVDWLISNAGISTYDKFQDYTFEEWNKIVNTNLSVPVFMVKEFMPVMTEGGRVLFMGSYAGQQAYSSSLVYGVTKAAIHFLTKSLVKEFEPKGITVNAIAPGFIQTPWHENRTPESYERINRKIALHRFGEIKDVADMAYSILTNNYMNGSIVDIHGGYDYF
- a CDS encoding D-alanyl-D-alanine carboxypeptidase family protein, whose amino-acid sequence is MAGRRRKKSGGRSYAWRYRGRIVACVFVEVIIICALVIMIGWNKGVKEWFEQFEQPVLKEVDISGINSPNAILMQARGGKILGEINGEAQIYPASMTKIMTVILGIENFDDLDEKITLTDEMFSGLYEQDATQAGFQPGEEVRVIDLLYGAMLPSGAECCIALADTISGSEADFAELMNKKARKLGMENTHFCDSTGLHNPDHYSTVKDIAVLMKYCIKNDTFREIVETSRHSTGVTNIHPDGITYYSTMFKNLSDPTVTGGKILGGKTGYTSEAGHCLVSFAEIEGREYIFVSAGASGAEGNTIPHIQDAVTVYNRVGAAIEEKMNDNNK
- the secE gene encoding preprotein translocase subunit SecE — its product is MQGNEKSAGKSQKKSWFQGLQSEFRKIVWTDRNELIKQTIVVVCVSIVLCVLISVMDSFILEGINLLMK
- a CDS encoding thiamine pyrophosphate-binding protein; amino-acid sequence: MKLSDYIVTFLQKKGIRHFFGYQGTMIAHLVDSIERNPETENHSGYNEQGAAFAACGYAQAKEECACAYATSGPGAINLLSGVADAYYDSLPVIFLTGQLNTYEYSGIKGLRQQGFQETDIVAMAKPITKYAVQIRNPEDIVEELNKAYHIATTGRRGPVLIDLPMNIQRSEVENPVYDMTFEDKHTDAAAAQQAADTILEALEQAKRPVIMLGHGVDSSFSQQKLIRFAQKRQIPIITSVLAKSVLGYDHPLNFGCIGGAYGHRYANMIANAKSDLLLCFGISLCTRQIGTKVHEFARGAKIIRIDIDPYNLQRDIHENGINEVKLQAETGAVIDCLAKAAAPDTEGISDWLNVCTEIKENLQAVDDATPERYPNRMIADLSDMLEDTSAIAVDVGQHMVWSYQSFKNHEGQKLLFSGGHGAMGYGLPAAIGAYYATGKPTACICGDGALQMNIQELEWVKRENLPVKIMVMNNEALGMIRHLQRDYFDCLFAGTTDGCGFASCNFAEVAKAYGIPALRMLCDAVREEAPEFLEGEGPKLLEVMLEHGTFAYPKTCLGEPIHNQQPYAPKEVYDRLMEL
- a CDS encoding NADH peroxidase, with amino-acid sequence MTKWVCSVCGYVYEGEKAPEACPVCKAPADKFVKQDSELSWAAEHVVGVAQGSSEDIMADLRANFQGECSEVGMYLAMARVAHREGYPEIGLYYEKAAYEEAEHAAKFAELLGEVVTDSTKKNLQMRVEAENGATAGKTDLAKRAKAANLDAIHDTVHEMARDEARHGKAFAGLLKRYFGE
- a CDS encoding DUF6783 domain-containing protein → MKSPTNCDAHLVGSIFVTVHW
- the nusG gene encoding transcription termination/antitermination protein NusG, which encodes MSEAKWYVVHTYSGYENKVKVDIEKTIENRHLEDQILEVRVPLQEVAELKNGALKQVQKKMFPGYVLLNMVMNDDTWYVVRNTRGVTGFVGPGSKPVPLTEEEMLPLGIKKEEIQVDFAEGDTVVVTGGAWKDTVGVITALNVQKQTATINVELFGRETPVEISFAEIKQM